The genomic interval taataaataataaataaataataattcataatacatattatgtattggacaaaccgttctcgtgcttatcttcgtaaaagtacaaaatgtacgtataattattgaccctctctacgtccaatgaCTCGTCACTcgcaggctcccaagccttgtaaagggccgACTCAACCAGTTTAACCCTGTCAAGGCTTAAGAGCTGGATgcacctatccttgttcgtcctagccgttccttaactgcggttactGCACCTCTTCCTCGGTTGTCGCGCCGGCGTCGCCGCGcccctacactgttcatacgcaccgagtaaaagcccgccgccgcgccgccaccgcgccatcaaagcataatttcgccagcggcggcgcggcagcgggcttcacgcggcgcgtatagcagtgcaaaggcgcggcggcggcgtcgtgtgcaggagcgcttctttcccaactaatattataaatgcgaaagtaactctgtctgtctgtctgtctgtctgtctgtctgtctgtctgttacgctttcccgcttaaacctcgcaaccgattttgatgaaaggacaatgttcgttctccatacattgttcgccgttagatcaacagtgcccaaaaaatactttctaggttctaaatgacacaaatctttatgtaagaacaattattcctggcggaccaattctataaacttattgatagcaaaattgttatcataacctcttacttactagtattgtattataatattgtatgcacatcgatttgggagatgttctgtattgtagttgtcgcagccaaattgtattataatattggacgggttttggaaatagctcggcgttccacttttatgatttacttacttacattttgcacgtaaataaataacatgaatcctatgtttactttccactcttgacatttaacacgtgacttaccaaactaactatctccatggttaccgtcttagtctatgcatgactagggattgaacaacttttaattgaatattattaacaattctcgataatttttatcgattgaaaaatattcggtatttgaatcaaaggtatattcaattttatcaatatcaaaatattcaattttaataataaaataaatattatttactaccacctatgaaatgttctgaaaattgcctggagcgctcccaaaatcctgggttttcccttttcaacctgagaggacatcatttttgCTCTATCGATACATCATAatggtacttaatatttgaaatgtattactaattattgttataagcattttgagcgaataaaactttcaattctattaaaactttagacatttctctcactttaagcggcattggatttttcatcggattttgaaactgttacagatatattaaagatgatcccatattgttgtcaatcagtattatgatcacaattctttttattttattcatgaccttttagaccagttggacacattagatagcttcttgtagtatcgtgcaatatatttttaacttttaattaaaatctagtcatactgtagcaatttggacgatttattttatttacaagatcggtatcttattgtctatgatgaccgcagtcaacatcactattacgtggattcctaacCATGAAGTACCGCATTGctttgtgccgattttacatagattttatcgacacaaattatggaacttcataggatatggagcaggccacgccctaaaatgtccggatgtcgtcatagtattatggaatacatataaaagacttttattatttcattttctaatcctcaagtgtccattacaatctaattaatattcatgtattcaaaaagtaagagattaattttgatactttactgctgtgcccaggaatctaaggccgtttctgacaatgtcctttggcatagagatagtttgagtcccgggaaagaacataggatagtttttatcccggtttttgaaacagggacgcgcgcgataaagtttttctgtgacagacaaaattccacgcgggcgaagccgcgggcggaaagctagttgttcataagtgtaaaataatattccctacaaaatgcAGGTTACAACCTAAAAAGTTGAGGGTTGCACTAGATTTTCCTAGTAGGATCCCATCAgaccctgacttggtgacaacctcaggagtaggtatacctaccctaAAATATAATTTGGAAATCAgttcataattgacggagttcTGCGGTAAcataacatacaaaaaacacgCTCTAATTGAGaatcctcctttttttgaagtcggttgaaaaagatGGCCGCTGGGGTAACGCTTGAAAACGTTACCACGTTACCGCAGCGCAGGGTTGCCAACTCTACGTATttttacgtagatctacgtattttAAGCCTTCCTTGCAAACCTACGAACTTTAGTCCCAGAATCTACGTATTTTCTATCAAATTTGCAAAATAGGCTGAATGGGCATCGTTTCCTTTACTTTCGCGAAAAAGTTCGATCATGGTTCCGATCACGGTTATTTGGCATgtggcaaaagtcggaactaatgttattttgacatttccCCATAGAAAAAATGCTGTACAGCGCCCCCCTGTAAATGTCACTGacgctataaaaatatttcgaaCTAAGATTGTGCTAAGATTTCGAAGGTGTTGTtgtatttcgatatttttcaaCTTCCTTCCTTCTTTCcaacaaatataattatgtctaaatttaatttgtctgaaaatgatacacaataaaagtgtactttactacttttagggtaatataaattgtcgttttattacttttacctacCCCTACTCTCTTCATTTCACTCAGAAAAAAaagtacgtagatctacgtattttctatatggaaattgtaccatttctacgtaattttctaatctgtcctacgactttttcaaaatccgagttggcaacactgccgCAGCGGCATGTTTTGGTCTAAAATGTTTAAGATCCAAGGCCAAGGCCgtgaaacattaaaaaaaataaacgtcaATATCTGTCAGCTGGCTGTTTTCTGTGCTGATctgaatgtaaacaaatatttaatttaaaaaaatacaaaggaTAATGGTGATATGGTGTgaataatttgtaataatttaaagaGCGAAACGAAGTACTCGACATCGTACTCAAATACTCAATGATCATAGTATTATGAGTATAATTTACAGCGATATCGGTGCAAGAATGTGGAAACTCAATAAAACAATTTTGCGGCAAGCCTATTCAATATCAAATATTCCAACATTATACAAACCTGTACTGAATGGTACAGCAGTCCGATGGAAGGTCCCAGCAGCAAGTTATTGTCAATATCGGAACCTAACCTCAAAAGTTCAGACTTTATTTCTAACCAGAAGCTTACATGAACAAAAAGAAATTCGTATCCAGAATCATGATTGTGAACCACACTGCAACACTTTTACGTTCAGGACGCACAACTGTGGAGAACTGCGACCCTCAAATGCTGGACAAAAGGTCACTTTATGTGGATGGGTACAATATTATAGGTTATCCAAATTCATACTGTTACGGGACTCTTACGGTATCACACAGTGCGTAGTGAGTGACCATAGCTCTCTACCTGATGTTCCCTTGGAGACAGTGGTGAAAATAGAAGGAATTCTACAATTACGACCCAAAGACACAATCAATACTAACATGGCTACTGGAGAAGTTGAAGTTGTTATTGACAATTTGGAAATACTAAATACAAATGATAAACTTCCATTCAATTTGCGAAATTATCAAAAACCTAAGGAGCAGCTCAGATTACAACATCGGTACATTGATCTACGGTTTCCAGAAATGCAAAGCAACTTGAGGAAGCGATCACAAATGCTGCACAATATTAGAAAATTTCTTGTTGAAAACCATGCCTTTGTGGAAGTGGAAACACCTACATTGTTTTGCCGAACCCCTGGTGGTGCAAGGGAGTTCGTAGTGCCTACACATCATTCCGGATTATTCTACTCGTTAGTCCAAAGTCCTCAACAGTTCAAACAGATGTTAATGGTTGGAGGCATTGACAGATACTTTCAGATCGCCAGATGTTACCGTGATGAAACCACGCGACCTGACCGACAACCAGAATTTACACAGCTTGATATTGAAATGTCTTTTACGGACCGAGAAGGAGTTATCAGTTTAATAGAAAACTTACTTTATGAAACGTTTCTCAAAGATCTCCCAAAACCCCCATTTAGGAGGATGACTTATGAATATGCTTTACAAAATTATGGTACAGATAAGCCTAATTTAACTTACGACTTGAAGTTTGTAAATATAAagcatttatttaatgaaaaatcATCGAGTGATGATTTTGGAGCATATGCACTACCATATTCCAGTAAATTAGGAAAACTAACGACAACAACaaaaaatgcaattaagaaATTGAGTGAAAAATATCAAGTAAAAGtagttttaaatgaaaaaatatctaATGAATTTGGTACTGAATTTACTGAAAAATTGCAGTTGCAAAATGAGAATTCATGTATAATTTCTATGGGAGATAATCGGAATGCATGTCTATGCTTAGGTGAAATAAGAGAAATGGTGGCAACACTGCTTCTGTCTAAAAATCTACTAGAAGTTGAAAAGAATGTATGTCCCTTATGGGTTGTGGACTTCCCGTTATTTGAAAAAGGAGAACATGGTTTGGAAACCTGTCATCACCCATTTACTGCTCCTCATCCAGACGACATTCATTTGTTGGATACTCAACCTTATAAAGTAAGGTCACTAGCTTATGACATTGTTATGAACGGCAATGAAATCGGAGGTGGATCAGTCCGTATACATAACGTTGAACTGCAGGAGaagatattaaaaatgttaaatataaGCCCGGAGAGTTTGTCACATTTTCTGAATGCTTTGAAGAGTGGTTGCCCCCCACATGGTGGGTTGGCAATAGGAATAGACCGCCTAGTCTCAGTCGCATGTGATGCTGAGTCAATAAGAGATGTCATAGCGTTTCCTAAGTCTCATGAAGGAAAAGATCCATTATCAGGGGCTCCCAATCCAATAACAGAAGAGGACAAAAAGTATTATCACATAGCTACTGTGGAAAGTACATAGCTGTAAGCTagaattttatattttgttattatattattatgtattaaaatgttaataaattgTGATACTTTAATTGTAAGTTGAAAAGTAGCTGGGCGAAAAATTCACGACAGGAGTTACTTATTGGTAGCAAAATTACTATGATGACAAACTATAAAATTGCTGCGATTTCATGGCAGGTTTTATATGACGACTTTCTTCCATACTTTTCATAAATTTTTCATGGAAGTCACGTGAATTACAAGCTCAGCCACGCTTTTTAAGTTTGGCTAGGTAGGGTAAGGAAATTTTATAGAGATCAATAAACAGTTAAActgttcaaaataatttatttcgtaGTTCAGCTCATGGTTTTAACTTTAAGTTTTAACAATCCGGCGAGTTTGCCAACTCGGGGCATTCACACTGCGGTATACAGGGTGATCCTGGTTCGAGCCTCAAATAACCTGGTTTGCAGGCGCAACGTTCTTGACAGACTTCGTTGCCGTTGCATTTGAACTTTGCCACGAGAGACATACAGGTCTCTGGAGGACAGCTCTTTGCACACGTGTGAACTTCATTTGGGTCGGAGCATTGTGGGCCTGTAACGAAGAGAATTCAGTAGAAAAAGGGTTTTAGGTTGTGTGGTTTAGTGATAGGTACCAGTGGTCCATGGTCCATGTGGTCCATCCAACCAAAGTGTGTCTATGTGTGGCGAATATGGATTAGTTGAACAATCGTATTGATGGATTATttcactttgttcacctgggtgaaggaagtggaatttttagtgtCCACATTTCACCAAACTTTTACAGGTGAATTGAGTCGACTAAAGCGGTTCTAGGTGAACAAAGGGAAATGCTTAGTCAAATAGATTCACCTGGTGTAAATGGTTCCGAGGAGGTGAAATGAAGGCAGTAAAAAATCCACTTTTTTCACCCAGGTTGTAAAATTCTGTTTTACTGTGAATAGGCTAGAACCAaggatattttaaataaaagtccGATTCAATTATAACTGTGCATTTAATTAGGTAATTTTGTTCTTTGGATTACATTATGACTTAAAAGTGGCTATAAATTATGATCTTTGGCAATCTACAGAGCTGGCCATCTCGGGGCATTCGCAGATCGGCACACAGGGCGACCCTTCCTCTTTTCTCAAGAAGCCAGACTTGCAGGCACATTGAGGTCTACATTTCTGCTGGCCGTCACACCGGAATTTCGCAACCAATGAGATGCAAGTCTCGGGAGGACAGGGAAGCCGACATGTGAAGTGTTCGTTGGGCCCACACCTGGGACCtgtcaataaaaatacagaatatAAAACCAAAGTGgtatggttttaatttttatgtgttATTGCAGTCACGCCAGCAAAAGTGAGCAATAAAATTGATTAGATTTGTAATAAAAGTTACATGCGCCACAGTTTATCATACAGAGTACTTACAAGAGttgttaattaagtaaatagCACAATAACAAAGAAATTGCAAACTTTTTGTAGTGAGGATCTTCTACTAGCCACGATACATAAGTTAGGTATTCTCTGTCGCAAGTACCTAGGTATTTTACAACACAAAACAAACTtatagttaaattaaattaaaagttgtGAAAATTCGCGCCACACTGAAGACAGGTTTGAAGGACCCAAATGATACCAGAGGGCGCTAGTTGTTATCAAGGTAGAAAGGGAAGGGATGTTTAGCGTGATTattctaaaatattattttcacaaCCAGATAAAAAGCAGTTTGAATGTGCCATATTCCTTACTCATGTATTGTCATGCCGTGATAATTACCTAATTAGTATTAAATAATGAAGTTAAACCAGTTAAACGCTTTTCTTACCTGCTCTAGCGTATCTTCCAGAAGTGGCAGCTGGCTTCGCTGaaagtaaaacaataaaaaatatatttctaatTTACCAAATGGAGGATTTACTTAGGCAGATGAAGGATTTAGCCTACActtcccacgctggccagacatTACGCACgtaccttattattattatcctctTAGAATACAAAAGGCGAAATTAATGCTAAAacttattatcattatttcagccactgctgaacatagacctcccccaatgacttccacatcgcacggttggtaacgacgacctgataaaggtagcaggaaggcgctgcatGCAGGTCGCTTTTAACCGTGTAATGTGGAAAACCTTATTAGCTTAGCCTAATTTTATGGCAGCCAGATGACAAAAAATACTTACGACATTCACTAACAGGCACGCAGTTTCCGTTTGCGTCTCTCGCGTACCCATCATCGCAGTAGCACCATTCGTTGCACTTGATGTTCAGTATGGGGCATTTGGTCCGATTCTGGGTGGCGATGTCGGCACAGACATTGTCGCATGCGCTGTCACAGGCATAAAACTCGTTCTTGCCTTGGCATTTGTCTTTAAATGGTggaagtaaattaatataaattagacttacctacttatattttaatagaaacatatttttacacaaattactacataatagtcccgttagccccttgtAGGTACTAAGCTAAAATGCTTGTCACgtgtgggctcaccacaatagtcgagtgtCAGCCTTAGCGAGGTTCGAACCCGCTTACCCGTGTTCCTCGGATGGCGGTTCGACTTCTTCACGAGAAttcacttttagcttggtctaaatttttaaatactttttcttctATAACTGGGCCCATCttcaattttttaaaatcctagaGTGGGTCCAGTTAAGTACTGGATGAAGGAAAAAATCCTTAATATTTAAAGATtcaatccagcgacttggcccgtggaccaagctaaaagtggaccaagtcactggaagacactccttcaccattcggctatcgtggctaatTTAAGGTGATAGAGATGAAGAAGTTAAAAGATACAGTCTAATTTACTTACCACATTCCTCCCCAGTAATGCAGGTTCCAATAGCATTCCTATAGTATCCCTCGGCACAGATGCATTTGGGAGTGCACGGGCTATCGTCATTTAAGCAGTTGAACTTAATGCCCCGGTTCCTGCAAGACTTCTCCGGTGGACAGTCTTTGACGCACGCCTCCACTTCGTGGGACCCACATTGTAATTTATCTGTAATTTCCATAACCCATTATAGTGCCATATTTTCTTGACCTACTTATAAGCCAATACATTGAACTTCACATTTTTGTTGAGAAATAAtagttaaagtttaaagtaCAGTTTTCGTGCAAAGTATTTTATTCCATTCTGATTCCACGCCTAACCGCCAcagatttaaaaagaaaattaagtgGTCCTGTCTTGTATTATGACTCAGAACCAGCCAATTGAGCAAACAACCTGCCCATTATTATATTGAAAATTATGTTCCATACCAGTTACACTGAATCCATCAATTTATGCCAATCACCAAAAGCTATTATAAATAGTGTTTTTGATGGTGTGACGCGAGATAAAAACTGACAACAAATCGAAACCCATGCGAAGCAAACAGCAACAGTGAATGTTAATGTATGAGTATTATTTggtgttaattaaaatctattaattaaaattatgatgtcATCCTCGTAGCTTTAAACTTGAGGGTATGCCCCCAGGCCCGGTTCTACTGGTTCTTATCGCGGACAATTTGTTAGGTGCGGATGTGAGGTTTCGCCAATTGTTTTCCTTGTTTACTACGCACAAAAACAGCTGTTTgaagtttataaaaaaatattagcgTCGGTTAAAGTAACATCCTTTTTTATAGTCAACTTTGAAGGCTAggtactaattttattttgaactagcttaatcggcgaactttgtaccgccttatttttttcttaaaaacaaaCTAGGTACACAAACATTGCAAAACTAAAATCAGTCTTTCTCGAGCAAACTAACAGCGatgcattttaatttaaacgagtaagtaggtaggtaggtaagatGAGTTTATttggaacaaaataaaaaagtaacttTATCAAGtctaaaaattatgtaattaggTTCTGAATAaactagataaataaatagacactatagacaattttgataggaAATAGTTTTGATAATTATGAAAGTTATAGAAAATTATCGGAACTTGACAAAACGCAACTTtaaaaatcccaactaatattataaatgcgaaagtaactctgtctgtctgtctgtctgtctgtctgtctgtctgtctgtctgttacgctttcccgcttaaacctcgcaaccgattttgatgaaatttggcatagagatagtttgagtcccgggaaagaacataggatagtttttatcccggtttttgaaacagggacgcgcgcgataaagtttttctgtgacagacaaaattccacgcgggcgaagccgcgggcggaaagctagtactacaTAATTCTTGataaacttttgaattttaaattagtacttattaattaattaattaacactcGTACTTACCAGTCTGTGCTGAACACACCACGATTAGACAGGAGATCACGAAAAAAGTACGCATGTTGACTGTTGACTGGCCAGTGCTCTGTGCCGGTATGCGGAAAAAACGCACAATGTATTGTATAAATACTGTCGATGGACGTTGCAGGTAATTTACTTAGTATACAAAGCGTTAGCCCCACAACAAAAGAAGTAAGTGTGACTTGTATCATTTGAAAAAGATAAACGGACTGGAAAACTGACACATAtcgtaaaataaaaatcatataaCATTGGGTTGCACGTACCatctttttttaactttatcaaatGTCAAAAgactatcaaactccatacaaaaacaccggttattgttaaagttacggttaaaataaggtgatgcaactcagcctaaaagaaGACTTATCAAAGCGTAAGTATAAGGTTCAAGTGCAATGAGAGTCATTTAAAAGTTCACGGtttcttattatttttgcaacaaaatctgAGGTTGGACTTGGCTAACTTGAATGCAATTTACGCCATTGGTATTTTTGTAATACtaatgaagattttttttttccttcCTTGCATTTTTCTGATTAATAGGTAGGCTCATAAGCAGCTGTAATACTATCtatagcaggggtggccaacttgattagacataagatctattGTTTACTAACaaaaccctgggcgatctaaCACTAACATACTTCCTGAAATCTTAAATAGAACAGcatagtacacaatcatgtaggtatagtattttttgccttgccacgatcgactggatgaatgggttggccacccctgatcTATAGCATCAGCCGTGACAACTTATCTTTCGTTTAACTCgttgcttaaaaaataaattaaaaaaaacgctttataataatttcaatataTTTCCAAAATCATATTTAAAACTGACTGATGTTCTCGGGCACGTTAAGAATTAGTAGGTCTTAAGCTGAAACTGAAAATCTCTGGGCACTCGCTGAGGGAGCTACAGGGTGCTGTTTGTGGTGCTGTTAATTTCTTCCTGGTGACCGGAAACTGGATCTGGCAACAAAGGTTTAAAGATTAACAgtta from Ostrinia nubilalis chromosome 4, ilOstNubi1.1, whole genome shotgun sequence carries:
- the LOC135088520 gene encoding aspartate--tRNA ligase, mitochondrial, whose protein sequence is MSIIYSDIGARMWKLNKTILRQAYSISNIPTLYKPVLNGTAVRWKVPAASYCQYRNLTSKVQTLFLTRSLHEQKEIRIQNHDCEPHCNTFTFRTHNCGELRPSNAGQKVTLCGWVQYYRLSKFILLRDSYGITQCVVSDHSSLPDVPLETVVKIEGILQLRPKDTINTNMATGEVEVVIDNLEILNTNDKLPFNLRNYQKPKEQLRLQHRYIDLRFPEMQSNLRKRSQMLHNIRKFLVENHAFVEVETPTLFCRTPGGAREFVVPTHHSGLFYSLVQSPQQFKQMLMVGGIDRYFQIARCYRDETTRPDRQPEFTQLDIEMSFTDREGVISLIENLLYETFLKDLPKPPFRRMTYEYALQNYGTDKPNLTYDLKFVNIKHLFNEKSSSDDFGAYALPYSSKLGKLTTTTKNAIKKLSEKYQVKVVLNEKISNEFGTEFTEKLQLQNENSCIISMGDNRNACLCLGEIREMVATLLLSKNLLEVEKNVCPLWVVDFPLFEKGEHGLETCHHPFTAPHPDDIHLLDTQPYKVRSLAYDIVMNGNEIGGGSVRIHNVELQEKILKMLNISPESLSHFLNALKSGCPPHGGLAIGIDRLVSVACDAESIRDVIAFPKSHEGKDPLSGAPNPITEEDKKYYHIATVEST
- the LOC135088528 gene encoding inducible metalloproteinase inhibitor protein-like isoform X3, whose translation is MRTFFVISCLIVVCSAQTDKLQCGSHEVEACVKDCPPEKSCRNRGIKFNCLNDDSPCTPKCICAEGYYRNAIGTCITGEECDKCQGKNEFYACDSACDNVCADIATQNRTKCPILNIKCNEWCYCDDGYARDANGNCVPVSECRPQCSDPNEVHTCAKSCPPETCMSLVAKFKCNGNEVCQERCACKPGYLRLEPGSPCIPQCECPELANSPDC
- the LOC135088528 gene encoding inducible metalloproteinase inhibitor protein-like isoform X2; its protein translation is MRTFFVISCLIVVCSAQTDKLQCGSHEVEACVKDCPPEKSCRNRGIKFNCLNDDSPCTPKCICAEGYYRNAIGTCITGEECDKCQGKNEFYACDSACDNVCADIATQNRTKCPILNIKCNEWCYCDDGYARDANGNCVPVSECPKPAATSGRYARAGPQCSDPNEVHTCAKSCPPETCMSLVAKFKCNGNEVCQERCACKPGYLRLEPGSPCIPQCECPELANSPDC
- the LOC135088528 gene encoding inducible metalloproteinase inhibitor protein-like isoform X1; its protein translation is MRTFFVISCLIVVCSAQTDKLQCGSHEVEACVKDCPPEKSCRNRGIKFNCLNDDSPCTPKCICAEGYYRNAIGTCITGEECDKCQGKNEFYACDSACDNVCADIATQNRTKCPILNIKCNEWCYCDDGYARDANGNCVPVSECPKPAATSGRYARAGPRCGPNEHFTCRLPCPPETCISLVAKFRCDGQQKCRPQCACKSGFLRKEEGSPCVPICECPEMASSVDCQRS